DNA sequence from the Bradyrhizobium sp. CIAT3101 genome:
CCTGATACCTGCGGCCAGCTCCGTGCCTCACGGGCCTGCCAGGTCTTCACAATGGCGGCAATCAGGATCAGCGCGAGCGGCGCGAGCAGCATCGCGTAGACGAGCGGGGGCAAATTCGGCACGGCAATATCCTTCGTCGGCGGCAATGCTTCCTTGGACGCACCGCCACGGACGAAGGTTCAACCGGCAGGCTCGCTTGCTTTACGTCTTGCTCACTTGGCCCGGATCAGCGCCAGCCAGATGCCGCCGCCGATCATGAAGCCGCCCGACACGCGCGACACCATGCGGGTGCGGCGTGCCGAGAAAAAGCCGCGGACCTGACCGGCAAGCAGCGCGTAGATTCCGTCGGTCAAGCCGGCAAGCACCATGAAGGTGATTCCGAGCACCAGGACCTGCGACAGGTGATCCTTGCTCATGTCCATGAACTGCGGAATGAACGCGCCGAAGAACACCAGCAGCTTCGGGTTCGACAGCGCGACCACAAAGCCCTGCAACAGAAAGCCTCCGCGAGGGGGCGGCGGCGGCTCGTCAGCGGAGACGCCCTCGACCGGAGAGCGGATCAGCTTGATGCCGAGCCAGACCAGATAGGCCGCACCTGCAAAGCGAACCCAGTTGAACCAATAGCCCATCGTCGCCATCAGCGTGGTGAGGCCGATCGCAAGGACGCCGATCACGATCAACAGCCCTATCTGCACGCCGAGAATGTTGGTCAGTGCCGAGCGCGTGCCGTAGCGCAGACCATTGGCGATGACGAGGGTGACGATCGGTCCCGGCAGCAGCGCCAGCGCAATGCAGGCGGCGACGAAGGCGAGATAGGCTTGCATGGACATCATGGGGAGGACTCGGCTTGGGGCGTTTGTGGGTATTAATGCATGGCACTTACTTTCCGTCCAGCGCCGCCGTCACCCACGTTTTCATCTGCGGTGTCTCCAGGAATGCGAGCGCGGCATGCTGCATCGCGCTGGCGTCGCCCCGCCCCTGCGCCGCCGCGACGAAGAGATCGCAGCGGCGCGAGAGCGCAACGCCGACCGCGGCGTGGCTCGCACCGTCAGAGATCGCGAGATCATAGCGACGCGCACGTCCGTGCATCTCGCCGACACGCACCGCCTCGCCCGGCGCGGTCGCCGTAAAGCGTGGGGTGATCAGATCGATATCGGCAACGCGATCGACCTCGTCGTCATCGGCGACGCCGCGATCGCAATTGCAGAAGCCGCGCTTGGCGCGGATATAGAGCTCGGCGCCGTCGCAGCCACCGCCCTCGCAGCGAAACGCGCGACCCGCGGGCCAGCCGTCGCGCGGGAACGGCCAGGCGAGTTCGCGCCAATGCGCTGATGCCGGCGCGGGCGACGGCGCCAGCTGATAGGCCCCGACGCCGGATACGCCGAGCGCGGCAAGCACGAGCGCGATCGTCGCCGCGCGCCGCATCGTCAGTTCTTCGGCAGGCCGGCGACGGCGCGTGCCGGCCCGGTCAGCTCCAGGATATGCAGGCCGGTGTTGGCGCGGTCGACGATGTAGATGTAGCCACGGTCGTCGGTCTCGACATTGTTGGTCTGGATCGCGACCTTGCAGCGTTCGCCGCCTTCGACGGGAATGCAGCGCTTGTCAGTCGCCTGCGTGATCGCCGGGATGAAATAGCCGACTTCCTTGGGATGATAGGGATCGCGAATGTCGAGCGCGCGCACCCCGGCATTGAAGAAGGCGATGAAGGCCATCTTCTTGTAGTAGACCGGCGCCATGCTCTCGTTCGAGGAATGCGAGCCGAAGCGGCCGCCGCGCTGGCAGAACTGCCCGCCCGCCTCCGGCACGGTGTAGCTCGAGATCATCATCGGCCGCGCTTCGGTGGTGACGTCGGCGAACCACACCATCTGACGCGCCTCGCCGCATTCGTTCAGGATCGCCTCGTCGACGATCATGACGATGTCGCGGGTCTTGCCGTCCTTGTCCTCGGCGAATTCGGCGACGGGCATGTCGAGCATGGGGAATGTGGTGTGCGCGCCGTTGAACGCGGACATCGGCATCCGCGAGATCTCGGGAAAGCGCAGATTGTCCGGCGTCGGCTCCTTCGGCCCGGTCAGA
Encoded proteins:
- a CDS encoding LysE family translocator, with product MSMQAYLAFVAACIALALLPGPIVTLVIANGLRYGTRSALTNILGVQIGLLIVIGVLAIGLTTLMATMGYWFNWVRFAGAAYLVWLGIKLIRSPVEGVSADEPPPPPRGGFLLQGFVVALSNPKLLVFFGAFIPQFMDMSKDHLSQVLVLGITFMVLAGLTDGIYALLAGQVRGFFSARRTRMVSRVSGGFMIGGGIWLALIRAK